From the genome of Perca flavescens isolate YP-PL-M2 chromosome 12, PFLA_1.0, whole genome shotgun sequence, one region includes:
- the tnk2b gene encoding activated CDC42 kinase 1 isoform X4: MRRFDKLKKSFPFLAHFHIYRKLGGSMQCEEGTDWLLELLMEVQLQQYFLRIRDDLNVTRLSHFDYVKNEDLEKIGMGRPGQRRLWEAVKRRKAMCKRKSWMSKVFSGKRPDGGDFPQQGQPASSFRKLSPTPPLGLGEGVLATQPDGGAPLDGQQQALTCLIPEKDLTLFEKLGDGSFGVVKRGEWLTPAGKVLNVAVKCLKTDVLSQPDALEDFICEVNAMHSLDHQNLIRLYGVVLTHPMKMVTELAPLGSLLERLRCVRPQGPVLIHTLCQYAVQVACGMAYLEQRRFIHRDLAARNILLASAHRVKIGDFGLMRALPNNHEHYVMQEHRKVPFAWCAPESLKTRTFSHATDTWMFGVTLWEMFTHGQEPWLGLNGSQILHKIDKEGERLPKPEDCPQDIYHVVLQCWAQKPDDRPTFVALREFLLETMPTDMCALQDFDEPDKLQIQLNDVITIIEGRAENYWWRGQNKRTLKVGPFPRNVVTSVAGLSAHDISRPLKNSFIHTGHGDTNPHRCWGFPDRIDDLYLGNPMDPPDVLAVDHSGARPTQLPGRVKKPCYDSVNDDEDLTSAGLKRLSLRKTGSVKGLKLKPAAWVSACKQGGGRTSGSGHNHNHNSEVSLIDFGEEFPPPTPSPSPVVEIQIPLLAKLALEAENILDRTPPQSPSRSLPRPLHPTPVVDWDARPLPPPPAYDDVAQDEDDMEVSSINSSEQQHEEEQSDVHNPDQALFSGQKGESEALVSRGLDRSGLEDNLFLPSKQSQVVSTSFSQSAEIFQELQQECMRRLNVPTGSATRSSSPSQSSATCSQNPQTHEGHQQSVFSSSEDRPQIPPRVPIPPRPIKRGDYTSARWSRDLSLSPTPTDTTEDISGPNRPPQIPPRDLLSQPGSRTPSPMGLVVGSPQQRVYSVSPTTMQAPITSCPSTHTFGSYLSTSPGKLMPPTHSFASDPKYAAPKVIQAQGKDAASKGPCILPIVRDGRKVSNTHYYLLPERPPYLDRYDRFFREAESLPASGVEERHVRQVNTATVRPMVVSSQPLQGQAQGQGLVQPGEPKANFSSNNNSSLGAPRSGMKTSVSLHRVCSDGLTAAVVVTGSCIRTDGGGNSADRVKMVQEAVHGVTIEECQAALQNHNWNVQKAVHYLKVEQLFCLGLRSRSECLNLLEMYDWNLEVASTQMLDNYGSTTRQRL, from the exons GTGTTTAGTGGTAAGCGCCCAGACGGAGGAGACTTCCCCCAGCAGGGCCAGCCGGCCTCCTCCTTTCGTAAGCTGTCTCCCACACCTCCACTGGGCCTGGGGGAGGGAGTCCTGGCCACACAGCCCGATGGTGGTGCTCCTCTTGACGGGCAGCAGCAGGCTCTGACCTGCCTCATCCCAGAGAAGGATCTGACGCTGTTTGAGAAGCTGGGGGACGGCTCCTTTGGTGTAGTGAAAAGAGGAGAGTGGCTGACGCCCGCAGGGAAGGTG CTGAACGTAGCTGTAAAGTGTCTGAAGACAGATGTGCTCAGCCAGCCCGACGCTCTGGAGGACTTCATCTGTGAGGTCAACGCCATGCACTCCCTGGACCACCAGAACCTCATTCGCCTCTACGGTGTGGTGCTCACACACCCAATGAAGATG GTGACTGAGCTGGCTCCCCTGGGTTCTCTGCTGGAGCGTTTGCGATGTGTTCGTCCACAGGGCCCAGTGTTGATCCACACTCTGTGTCAGTATGCCGTACAGGTGGCCTGTGGCATGGCCTATCTGGAGCAGAGGAGATTCATCCACAGGGACCTGGCAGCCAG GAACATACTGTTGGCCTCAGCTCACAGAGTGAAGATCGGTGACTTTGGCCTGATGAGGGCGCTGCCCAACAACCATGAGCACTATGTCATGCAGGAGCATCGAAAGGTCCCCTTTGCATG GTGCGCCCCAGAGAGTCTGAAGACCAGAACGTTCTCCCATGCTACAGACACGTGGATGTTTGGAGTCACTCTCTGGGAAATGTTCACACATGGCCAGGAGCCGTGGCTGGGACTCAATGGGAGCCAG ATACTGCACAAGATTGATAAAGAAGGTGAACGCCTCCCTAAGCCCGAAGACTGTCCGCAGGATATCTATCATGTTGTGCTGCAGTGTTGGGCTCAGAAACCAGACGACAGACCCACCTTTGTCGCCCTGCGTGAGTTCCTGCTTGAG acCATGCCCACAGACATGTGTGCTCTGCAGGACTTTGACGAGCCTGACAAACTCCAGATCCAGCTCAATGATGTCATCACTATCATAGAAGGGAG GGCTGAGAACTACTGGTGGCGAGGTCAAAACAAGCGGACCCTTAAGGTCGGACCGTTCCCTAGAAACGTGGTGACATCAGTCGCGGGTTTATCAGCTCATGACATCAGCCGGCCGCTCAAGAACAGCTTCATCCACACAGGACACGGAGACACCAACCCTCATCGCTGCTGGGGCTTCCCTGACAGGATTGACGA TTTGTACCTCGGTAATCCCATGGATCCTCCTGATGTCCTTGCTGTAGACCACAGTGGTGCTCGGCCCACACAGCTACCAGGACGAGTTAAAA AGCCCTGCTATGATTCAGTAAACGATGATGAGGATCTGACTTCGGCAGGACTAAAGAGATTATCACTTCGGAAAACGGGTTCCGTCAAAGGCTTAAAACTAAAACCCGCTGCATGGGTCTCTGCTTGCAAACAGGGGGGTGGCCGGACTTCAGGCTCAGGccacaaccacaaccacaacagTGAAGTGTCCCTCATTGACTTTGGGGAGGAGTTCCCCCCACCTACACCATCCCCCTCCCCTGTGGTTGAAATCCAGATTCCTTTACTGGCGAAGCTAGCTTTGGAAGCCGAGAACATCCTGGACCGGACTCCACCTCAGAGTCCGTCCAGATCGCTGCCCCGCCCCCTTCACCCTACGCCAGTAGTGGACTGGGATGCCCGGCCATTACCCCCACCCCCCGCCTATGACGATGTGGCCCAAGACGAAGACGATATGGAG GTGAGCTCCATCAACAGCTCGGAGCAGCAGCATGAAGAGGAGCAGAGTGATGTCCATAACCCAGATCAGGCTCTCTTCTCTGGACAGAAGGGGGAGAGTGAGGCTCTTGTCTCCAGGGGTCTAGACAGATCAGGCCTGGAGGACAACCTCTTTCTCCCCAGCAAGCAGAGCCAGGTTGTGTCCACCTCCTTCTCCCAGTCAGCAGAGATCTTCCAAGAACTCCAGCAAGAGTGCATGAGGAGACTAAATGTACCGACTGGAAGTGCCACGCGGTCAAGCTCCCCGTCCCAGAGCTCAGCCACGTGTTCCCAGAATCCACAGACCCACGAGGGGCACCAGCAGAGTGTCTTCTCCTCCAGTGAGGACAGACCCCAGATCCCCCCACGTGTCCCCATACCCCCTCGCCCCATAAAGAGGGGCGACTACACATCTGCTCGCTGGTCAAGGGATCTCTCCCTGTCACCTACCCCAACTGACACCACAGAGGACATTTCAGGCCCAAACCGGCCACCTCAGATCCCTCCCAGGGACCTTTTGTCCCAGCCGGGCTCCAGGACTCCCAGCCCCATGGGCCTGGTAGTGGGCTCCCCCCAGCAGAGAGTCTACTCTGTCAGTCCCACCACCATGCAGGCTCCTATTACCTCCTgcccctccacacacaccttTGGCTCCTACCTCTCCACCTCTCCAGGTAAACTCATGCCACCcacacacagctttgcctcAGATCCTAAATATGCTGCACCCAAAGTGATCCAGGCGCAGGGGAAGGACGCCGCCAGCAAGGGCCCCTGTATCCTCCCCATCGTACGTGATGGACGTAAAGTCAGTAACACACATTATTACCTACTGCCGGAGAGGCCCCCATACCTCGACCGCTATGACCGCTTCTTCAGGGAGGCAGAGAGCCTGCCTGCCAGCGGCGTGGAGGAAAGGCATGTACGGCAAGTTAACACCGCCACTGTCAGACCCATGGTGGTCAGCAGCCAGCCTCTCCAGGGACAGGCCCAGGGACAGGGGCTTGTCCAGCCAGGCGAGCCGAAGGCTAATTTCTCCTCCAACAATAACAGCAGTCTGGGTGCACCACGGTCAGGGATGAAGACATCAGTTAGTCTCCATCGCGTCTGTTCAGACGGGCTGACAGCAGCGGTGGTGGTCACTGGTTCCTGCATCAGGACAGACGGAGGAGGGAATTCAGCTGACAGGGTCAAAATG GTGCAGGAGGCAGTCCACGGTGTCACAATAGAGGAGTGCCAAGCCGCCCTCCAGAACCACAACTGGAATGTCCAGAAAGCTGTGCATTATCTAAAG GTGGAGCAGTTGTTCTGTTTGGGTCTGAGGAGCAGGTCAGAGTGTCTAAACCTGCTGGAGATGTATGACTGGAACCTGGAGGTGGCCAGCACTCAGATGTTAGATAACTATGGATCCACAACAAGACAGAG ACTTTGA